Part of the Longimicrobium sp. genome, CCACCCGATCGACGGCGCGCGGGTGCTGCTGGACACCGAGCGCAACCTGGACATGGCGGCGGTGGTGGCGTACGAGCACCACATCATGCACGATGGCGGGGGCTATCCCGCGCTCCACTACTGCCGAAGCTGCCACTCCGCCAGCCGCCTGGCCCACGTCTGCGACGTGTACGACGCGCTGCGCACCAACCGGCCGTATCGCGAGGCGTGGCCGGCGGAAAAGGTGCTCGGGTACATCGAGGAGCGTGCGGGAACGGAGTTTGATCCCGGCGTGGCTACCTCGTTCGTCCAGATGATGCGGCAGTGGGAGCAGCGCTTCGCCGTCCTCGAAGACGAGCGCCAGCCCGTTCGCGCGCCGGTCCCTGCGGGGGCAGCCGAGGCCTCGGTTCCCGTGACCGCTGCCGCGCCTACGCTTGAAGGTGCCCCAGGCTAGATCCTTCGCCCCGCGAAGTTCCGGTTGCGGGCCGCTCCGGGGCGCTTGGGGCTCAGGATGACAAGCTCTTGTGTGCATCAACGGTTTGGGAGCAGCCCCATACTGGCTCCCTTCCCCCGCGCAGTTTGCGGGGGAAGGGCTGGGGATGGGGGGCGCTCGAGGCATGCGCCGGCCCGAATCGAAACGCCACACGACTGGTGGTACCCCTCTCCCACGCTGTTTGTGGGAGAGGGTCGCACGCGTGTCAGCGCGGCGGGGTGAGGGCCCCACGGCAGGCGACGACTCGGCAACGGTGACCGCTGCCGCGCCCAAGCTCGTACGTGCCTCCGGCTAGATCCTTCGCCCCGCGAAGTTTGTATTGCGGGCAAGTCCGGCGCGCCTGGGGCTCAGGATGACAGAGCCTGGTGTGCATCAACGGTTTGGGAGCGCACACGATGACAGGTCCTGGTGTGCAACCACGGTTTGGGAGCAGCCCCACACTGGCTCCCTTCCCCCGCGGGGTTTGCGGGGGAAGGGCTGGGGATGGGGGGCGGCCGAGGCATGCGCCGGCCCCCGTCGAAACGCCAGAAGTACGGGTGAGGGCTCACCGCAGCGGAATCCAGTACGTCATCTTGAGCGCCAGGTAGTTGTCGCCGTCTGCGCGGAAGGTGTCGCCCAGGTCGCCCACGCCCACGGGACGTCCGCCGGCGGCCTCCGCGTAGCGGTTCTGCTGCCACACCAGGAACAGCGTGCTCCCTGGCCGCCACTCCCACCGCATTACCGTGTTGCTGCGGAACGAGAGTACGTTGAAGTCGTTGTCGGGCAGGGTGAACGACGCGGTGCCGTCGGTGACCGCGTAGCCGTCGTCCGTCGGCTGGATGGTGCTTCCGTCGCGGCCGTACACCCGCAGGCCGCGGCTGCGCGCCGCTGGCAGCTCGCCGAAGGTGTGGTAGCGTCCCGAAGCCGCGTAGGGCTCGGCGTACAGCTCCAGCGAGAGGTCCGGCGTGAACAGGTAGCTCGCCCGCATCCGCGCCACCAGTTCGCTGCGGTCGATGTGCGCGAACACGTAGCGCGTGCCGAACGTTGCCTGCGGCCCGCCCGGGCGCGTGCCCACGTACTGGCGCGGGTCCGTCCAGCGCTGGTAGTTGGGCTCCAGCGAAAGCTGCCACTGCGGCGCGGGCCGGATGGACACGCCCGTGAAGAGCCGGAGCCACTCCTGCCCCTGCACGCTCCCGCCCCGCTCCACCTGCATCCGCAGCCGCGTCTTCGCCGAACTCGCGTTGCCGATGCCGAGGATGGTCATCCACGCGTGGTCGGTGCCCATCAGCGGGCCGCCGCGCGTGGCCGACGCGCTGTTCGCGGGCAGATCCACCCACCCGGTGAAGGTCCCGCGCCAGAAGTTCTTGAGCGTAGCCGTCGCGCTCGTCGTGACCGCTCCCCAGGTGCGCGTTCCCGAGAGGTCCCACGCATTCTCGTTCCCCACGGTCACGCTGTAGCTGCGGAATGCCCCGCGCGGCCGGGTTTCGCGGTAGGTGAGCCCGGCGTTCACCTCCGCGCGGTCCGTGTGGCCCATGGC contains:
- a CDS encoding DUF5916 domain-containing protein; amino-acid sequence: FYSRRIGAPPRSAAVFGLADRLVGEYTYLDVPSTSTILGAAKLTGRLPSATSIGVLAAVTDQERVRTFDTDAGEFDGFVAAPRTVTGVARVQQELGRSGSTAGFVVTGVHRDVEAGEPLAAYMNRQAFSGGVDWNLRFRNGEYVLSGDVGASYVQGDSLAILRVQRAPVRYYQRPDATHVELDPSRTSLSGVRTSLGISRNSGTHWLWSVDAEARTPGFELNDAGAMGHTDRAEVNAGLTYRETRPRGAFRSYSVTVGNENAWDLSGTRTWGAVTTSATATLKNFWRGTFTGWVDLPANSASATRGGPLMGTDHAWMTILGIGNASSAKTRLRMQVERGGSVQGQEWLRLFTGVSIRPAPQWQLSLEPNYQRWTDPRQYVGTRPGGPQATFGTRYVFAHIDRSELVARMRASYLFTPDLSLELYAEPYAASGRYHTFGELPAARSRGLRVYGRDGSTIQPTDDGYAVTDGTASFTLPDNDFNVLSFRSNTVMRWEWRPGSTLFLVWQQNRYAEAAGGRPVGVGDLGDTFRADGDNYLALKMTYWIPLR